The Nodularia sp. LEGE 06071 genome has a segment encoding these proteins:
- a CDS encoding response regulator, with amino-acid sequence MGSVCIEIVEGNPHLRSLLGWHLQQLEYRVHQAASIYQAREVFLSQQPTLVILDADLPDGDGIEFCRWLHRQQQPLILMLSARSNEADIVAGLKAGADDYLSKPFGMQEFLARVEALIRRRRTPTAPAYLDYGSLQIDLVQRRVRFQGEFIDLTPQEFSLLYVLAQAGGAALSRSELLRRAWPDAIDNPRTIDTHVLSLRKKVELDPRQPSLIQTIRNVGYRFNMESLKSNVPQSPAKLTKERISHQRSTVTQRT; translated from the coding sequence GTGGGTTCGGTTTGTATTGAAATCGTTGAGGGAAATCCCCATCTAAGGTCGTTGCTGGGATGGCACTTGCAGCAGTTGGAATACCGTGTGCATCAAGCCGCCAGCATTTATCAAGCAAGAGAAGTGTTTTTGAGCCAACAACCAACCCTGGTGATTCTTGATGCCGATTTGCCTGATGGTGATGGGATTGAGTTTTGTCGTTGGTTGCATCGTCAGCAACAACCTTTAATTTTGATGTTATCGGCTCGTAGTAATGAAGCTGATATTGTCGCAGGTTTAAAGGCGGGGGCTGATGACTATTTAAGCAAACCTTTCGGTATGCAAGAGTTTCTCGCTAGAGTAGAGGCGCTAATTCGCCGCAGACGCACGCCTACTGCACCAGCTTATTTGGATTATGGCAGTTTGCAAATTGATTTAGTCCAGCGCCGAGTCCGATTCCAAGGGGAGTTCATTGATTTAACGCCGCAAGAGTTCAGTCTATTGTATGTTTTGGCACAAGCTGGAGGAGCAGCGCTGAGTAGATCAGAATTACTGCGTCGTGCTTGGCCTGACGCAATTGATAATCCCCGCACCATTGATACTCATGTTTTATCATTACGAAAAAAGGTCGAACTTGATCCTCGTCAACCTAGTTTGATTCAAACTATCCGGAATGTGGGATATAGATTTAACATGGAAAGTTTAAAATCCAATGTTCCGCAGTCACCAGCCAAGTTAACGAAAGAAAGAATCAGTCATCAACGCTCTACAGTTACTCAAAGAACTTAA
- a CDS encoding DUF6761 family protein, which yields MLQDTQTIRYYQRITDAFVELWNRGYRTDDMRMYLDGYLAALRQSNAIEPMLIHRLEEEAGRYLYDSSNFVMTQTQTQAQLDYY from the coding sequence ATGCTCCAAGACACACAAACCATCCGCTATTACCAACGAATTACTGACGCCTTCGTCGAGTTATGGAATCGCGGTTATCGGACGGACGATATGCGGATGTATTTGGATGGGTATCTAGCCGCACTGCGACAAAGTAACGCTATTGAACCTATGCTGATTCATCGCTTAGAAGAGGAAGCTGGCCGCTACCTGTACGATTCATCAAATTTTGTTATGACTCAAACTCAAACGCAAGCACAACTAGATTACTATTAA
- the grxD gene encoding Grx4 family monothiol glutaredoxin, whose product MTPETKEKIDNLLQENKIMVFMKGNKLMPQCGFSNNVVQILNTLAVPFETVDVLADSDIRQGIKEYSNWPTIPQVYIDGQFVGGSDILIELYQKGELQQLVEVALAS is encoded by the coding sequence ATGACTCCAGAAACCAAAGAAAAAATTGATAATTTGTTACAAGAAAACAAAATCATGGTTTTCATGAAAGGAAACAAGCTGATGCCTCAGTGTGGTTTCTCCAACAACGTTGTGCAAATTCTCAACACCTTAGCAGTTCCTTTTGAAACCGTGGACGTTCTCGCCGACTCTGATATTCGTCAGGGCATTAAAGAATATTCCAACTGGCCGACAATTCCCCAAGTCTATATTGACGGTCAATTCGTTGGCGGTTCAGATATCCTGATTGAACTTTACCAAAAAGGTGAATTGCAGCAATTAGTAGAAGTGGCACTGGCTTCCTAA
- a CDS encoding BolA family protein: MINPQQVEAMIKAELPDAQIQVQDLTGGGDHYQVTVVSSQFTDKGLVQQHQLVYGALRQAMSTEAIHALAVKTYTPEAWQATAAS; this comes from the coding sequence ATGATTAATCCGCAGCAAGTTGAGGCAATGATTAAGGCGGAACTGCCAGATGCCCAAATTCAGGTGCAAGACTTAACTGGTGGCGGTGACCACTATCAAGTGACAGTAGTTTCATCGCAGTTTACCGATAAGGGACTGGTACAACAACACCAGTTAGTTTATGGTGCTTTGCGACAAGCTATGTCAACTGAAGCGATTCATGCCTTGGCTGTCAAAACCTATACTCCCGAAGCTTGGCAAGCAACAGCAGCTTCTTAA
- a CDS encoding S8 family serine peptidase, which produces MNDHANDSDFANTGVPASSLGMILQRGGEELILEKVLDRFTVRPTTEFTSQQLSQVIWGIWQRSIPQAHLELFTVGSDQLESAMSQARAAENVAFAGHVYRIKDDPGTFVYLSDQVTVQFASGVDSARYNAIASSFGLTQPKPVLGLPHTFVYLVSKQARENPLKITNQLQGLSEVLAAEPNILVNSESYYRPRDTLYPQQWYLDHNGGNQLLAGSHIAVEAAWDITRGVRSVVVAVVDDSFDLNHPDLQGSGKIVAPRDLKKNGFLPIPGERETSHGTACAGLAVAEENGTGIVGVAPGCALMPIRSTGFLDDESIENMFNHALDQGASVISCSWGASAVYFPLSLRQRAAITRAVTTGRNGKGCVVLFAAGNANRPINGTVFERNWPGNLLQGNTNWLSGFPVHPDVIAVAASTSLNKKAAYSNWGTNIALCAPSNNAPPGLSFEGRGFMNTQPAIASTLSGRGILTTDQVGTAGLDPGDFTNNFGGTSTATPLVAGVAALVLSANPHLTAQQVKFILEESADKIVDSDPDPQLGMRQGTYDSNGHSQWFGYGKVNAAKAVQAAQKLLTAVPSVSKKVRVENSRQLNIPDNYQAGIKSAIAIQESSSIKDIEITVNITHDFLGDLEIYLIAPNNQQVLLQNRTLGRRTNLQTTYTIASHPSLKQLLSLAAKGNWQLWLIDYAPQDVGKLNSWSLVIGY; this is translated from the coding sequence ATGAACGATCACGCTAATGACTCTGATTTTGCTAACACAGGTGTACCAGCAAGCAGTTTGGGAATGATTTTACAACGCGGTGGTGAAGAATTAATTTTAGAAAAAGTTTTAGACCGCTTCACCGTCCGTCCGACAACTGAATTTACTTCCCAACAATTATCTCAGGTTATTTGGGGCATTTGGCAACGTAGTATTCCCCAAGCACATTTAGAACTTTTCACAGTTGGATCTGACCAGTTAGAGTCGGCGATGTCTCAAGCACGGGCGGCTGAAAATGTGGCTTTTGCTGGTCATGTTTATCGAATCAAAGATGATCCTGGCACTTTTGTTTACCTGAGTGACCAAGTTACTGTGCAATTTGCCTCTGGGGTAGATTCTGCCAGATATAATGCGATCGCTTCTAGTTTTGGTTTAACTCAGCCAAAACCAGTCCTGGGTCTTCCTCATACTTTTGTGTATCTAGTCAGCAAACAAGCCAGAGAAAATCCCCTAAAAATCACTAATCAGTTGCAAGGGTTATCAGAGGTGTTAGCGGCTGAACCTAATATCCTCGTTAACAGTGAATCATATTACAGACCCCGTGACACTCTGTATCCTCAGCAATGGTATCTTGACCACAATGGCGGTAACCAGTTGCTGGCGGGTTCTCATATTGCGGTGGAAGCAGCTTGGGATATTACTCGCGGTGTGCGTTCTGTGGTGGTGGCGGTGGTGGATGATTCTTTTGATTTGAACCATCCAGATTTGCAAGGTAGTGGCAAAATTGTTGCCCCTAGAGACTTAAAGAAAAATGGCTTTTTACCTATTCCTGGGGAGCGAGAAACCAGTCATGGAACCGCTTGTGCTGGGTTGGCTGTGGCGGAAGAAAATGGTACGGGAATTGTGGGGGTTGCTCCTGGTTGTGCATTGATGCCGATTCGGAGTACTGGTTTTTTGGATGATGAATCGATTGAGAATATGTTTAACCATGCTCTGGATCAGGGAGCTAGTGTGATTTCTTGTAGCTGGGGAGCTTCTGCGGTCTATTTTCCCTTGTCTTTGCGCCAACGGGCGGCGATTACTCGTGCTGTGACTACAGGACGCAATGGTAAGGGTTGCGTGGTTTTATTTGCTGCGGGAAATGCTAACCGTCCCATTAACGGTACTGTCTTTGAACGAAATTGGCCAGGAAATTTATTACAAGGTAATACAAATTGGTTAAGTGGATTTCCTGTACATCCAGATGTAATTGCTGTTGCTGCTTCTACTAGCTTGAACAAGAAAGCTGCTTACAGTAACTGGGGAACTAATATTGCTCTGTGTGCGCCTAGTAACAACGCTCCACCAGGATTATCATTTGAGGGTAGGGGTTTTATGAATACACAACCTGCGATCGCCAGTACTCTGAGCGGACGCGGAATTTTAACTACTGACCAAGTAGGAACCGCAGGTTTAGATCCCGGTGATTTTACCAACAATTTCGGCGGTACTTCCACCGCTACTCCTTTAGTCGCTGGTGTCGCCGCTTTAGTTTTGTCAGCAAATCCTCACTTAACAGCTCAACAGGTAAAATTTATTCTGGAAGAATCTGCTGATAAAATTGTGGATTCTGATCCAGATCCTCAGTTGGGTATGCGACAAGGTACTTATGACAGTAACGGACATTCTCAATGGTTTGGTTATGGCAAAGTGAATGCTGCTAAGGCAGTGCAAGCAGCCCAGAAACTACTTACTGCTGTACCATCCGTTAGTAAAAAAGTCAGGGTGGAGAATTCCCGTCAGTTAAACATTCCAGATAATTATCAAGCAGGAATCAAAAGTGCGATCGCTATTCAGGAATCCAGCAGTATTAAAGATATTGAAATAACAGTGAATATCACCCATGATTTCTTAGGCGATTTAGAAATTTATTTAATAGCTCCGAATAATCAACAGGTGTTGTTACAAAACCGCACTTTAGGCCGCCGCACTAATTTACAAACAACATACACAATTGCGTCGCACCCGTCCCTCAAACAGTTACTTTCTCTTGCAGCTAAAGGAAATTGGCAGTTATGGTTAATCGACTACGCCCCACAAGATGTCGGAAAACTCAATAGTTGGTCATTGGTCATTGGTTATTAG
- a CDS encoding lysophospholipid acyltransferase family protein translates to MEFYTNHETCPETPASTKTNTKVAHTTSRVSPWLSPLLYLLGRHLLLPLFFRQIEITGQENIPLTGPVILAPTHRSRWDSLLLPYATGRCVTGRDLRFMVTINECQGLQGWIVKNMGGFPVDPQRPAITTLRHAVELLQQGEILVIYPEGDIYRDGKLHPLKPGIARLSLSAESSHPGLDVKILPISINYSQPYPKWGTGVKISIGSALNVKKYTVGKVKQNAKNITSDLGLALQQLSNQESEIASHILTDISKS, encoded by the coding sequence ATGGAATTTTATACAAACCACGAGACCTGCCCAGAAACACCAGCTAGTACCAAAACAAATACTAAGGTAGCTCATACTACTTCGAGGGTGTCTCCTTGGTTAAGTCCTTTATTGTATCTATTAGGCCGGCATCTTCTTTTACCGTTATTCTTTCGACAAATTGAAATCACCGGACAAGAAAATATTCCCTTAACTGGCCCTGTAATTCTCGCCCCTACCCATCGGTCACGTTGGGATTCATTACTTCTGCCCTATGCGACAGGTCGCTGTGTGACAGGGCGAGACCTGCGATTTATGGTAACGATCAATGAGTGCCAAGGTTTGCAAGGCTGGATAGTAAAAAATATGGGCGGGTTTCCTGTAGATCCTCAACGTCCAGCCATTACTACTCTGCGTCATGCTGTGGAATTACTTCAACAAGGTGAAATATTAGTTATTTATCCAGAAGGTGATATTTATCGCGATGGCAAGCTTCACCCGTTAAAACCGGGAATTGCTCGTCTGTCTTTGAGTGCGGAATCTAGTCATCCAGGACTGGACGTAAAGATTTTACCCATTAGTATAAACTACAGCCAACCTTATCCTAAGTGGGGTACAGGTGTGAAAATTTCTATTGGCAGTGCATTAAATGTCAAAAAATACACTGTGGGAAAGGTGAAACAAAATGCCAAAAATATCACATCAGATTTAGGATTAGCACTACAACAATTAAGCAATCAAGAATCAGAAATTGCCAGTCATATATTAACAGATATTTCCAAATCTTGA
- the tadA gene encoding tRNA adenosine(34) deaminase TadA, with amino-acid sequence MLIEYPEYLIHRQWMSRAIDLAKIAGDAGEVPVGAVIIDSGGNVIAEGENRKERDQDPTAHAEILALRAAAKNLHNWRLNQCTMYVTLEPCPMCAGAIVQARLGMLIYGVDDPKTGAVRTVTNIPDGFASNHRLRVLGGVLESTCRQQLQTWFATRRQRNNGQR; translated from the coding sequence ATGTTAATTGAATATCCAGAATATTTGATCCATCGGCAATGGATGAGTCGCGCCATAGACTTAGCGAAAATCGCAGGCGATGCAGGTGAAGTCCCTGTGGGTGCAGTGATTATTGATTCGGGTGGAAATGTGATTGCCGAAGGCGAAAACAGAAAAGAACGTGATCAAGACCCCACAGCTCACGCAGAAATCCTGGCTCTGCGAGCTGCTGCGAAAAATTTACACAATTGGCGCTTAAATCAATGCACCATGTACGTCACCCTAGAACCTTGTCCGATGTGTGCAGGTGCTATTGTCCAAGCACGTTTAGGAATGCTGATCTATGGAGTGGACGATCCTAAAACTGGCGCAGTTCGCACTGTTACCAACATCCCTGATGGCTTTGCTTCTAATCATCGTCTGCGAGTCTTGGGAGGCGTTTTAGAATCAACTTGTCGTCAGCAATTACAAACCTGGTTTGCAACTCGTCGTCAGAGAAATAACGGACAGAGATAA
- the grxC gene encoding glutaredoxin 3 — MLNFLNPIFGRHPERVKANVEIYTWQTCPYCIRAKMLLWWKGVRFTEYKIDGDEAARAKMAERANSRRSVPQIFINNQHIGGCDDLYQLDAKAQLDSLLAHL; from the coding sequence ATGCTGAATTTCCTCAACCCCATTTTTGGTCGTCATCCAGAACGCGTTAAAGCCAACGTGGAAATCTACACTTGGCAAACCTGCCCTTATTGCATCCGTGCCAAAATGTTGCTGTGGTGGAAAGGTGTCAGATTCACCGAGTACAAAATTGACGGCGACGAAGCCGCCAGAGCCAAAATGGCCGAACGTGCCAATAGTCGCCGTTCAGTACCACAAATTTTTATCAATAATCAACACATTGGTGGTTGTGATGACCTTTATCAGCTAGATGCAAAAGCTCAACTCGACTCACTTTTAGCCCATTTGTGA
- the glpX gene encoding class II fructose-bisphosphatase — protein sequence MENTLGLEIIEVVEQAAIASSKWMGKGEKNIADQVAVEAMRERMNKIYMRGRIVIGEGERDEAPMLYIGEEVGICTQPDAKNFCNPDELIEIDIAVDPCEGTNLVAYGQNGSMAVLAISEKGGLFAAPDFYMKKLAAPAPAKGLVDINKSATENLKILSECLNRSIEELVVVVMDRPRHEELIKEIRTAGARVRLISDGDVSAAISCAFGGTNIHALMGIGAAPEGVISAAAMRCLGGHFQGQLIYDPAVVQTGLIGESREGNLARLSEMGINDPDKVYDAHELASGETVLFAACGITPGTLMNGVRFFSGGARTQSLVISNQSKTARFVDTIHMFDEPKNLQLH from the coding sequence GTGGAAAATACACTTGGATTAGAGATTATTGAAGTAGTAGAGCAAGCGGCGATCGCTTCCTCAAAGTGGATGGGCAAAGGCGAAAAGAACATTGCTGACCAAGTAGCAGTGGAAGCCATGCGGGAGCGGATGAACAAAATCTATATGCGCGGACGCATTGTGATTGGTGAAGGCGAACGCGATGAAGCTCCAATGCTCTACATTGGCGAAGAAGTGGGTATTTGTACCCAACCAGATGCCAAAAACTTCTGTAACCCTGATGAATTAATTGAAATTGACATTGCTGTTGACCCTTGCGAAGGCACAAACTTGGTCGCCTACGGTCAAAATGGTTCAATGGCAGTTTTGGCAATTTCCGAAAAGGGTGGTTTATTTGCTGCGCCTGACTTCTACATGAAGAAACTTGCAGCCCCAGCTCCAGCCAAAGGTTTAGTAGATATTAACAAGTCTGCTACTGAAAACCTGAAAATCCTCTCTGAGTGCTTAAACCGTTCTATTGAAGAATTGGTAGTTGTGGTGATGGATCGTCCCCGCCACGAAGAACTCATTAAGGAAATTCGCACCGCCGGCGCGAGAGTCCGACTAATCAGCGATGGTGACGTTTCTGCTGCCATCTCCTGTGCTTTTGGTGGTACTAATATCCATGCTTTGATGGGTATCGGTGCAGCACCTGAAGGAGTCATCTCAGCTGCGGCTATGCGCTGCTTGGGAGGACATTTCCAAGGGCAACTGATCTATGATCCAGCTGTAGTGCAAACAGGTTTGATTGGCGAAAGCAGAGAAGGAAATCTCGCACGGCTGAGTGAAATGGGCATCAATGACCCTGATAAGGTTTACGATGCTCACGAATTAGCTTCTGGCGAAACAGTTCTATTTGCTGCTTGCGGTATTACCCCCGGTACTCTCATGAACGGTGTCCGCTTCTTCAGCGGTGGTGCAAGGACTCAAAGCTTGGTTATTTCCAACCAGTCTAAGACAGCCCGTTTTGTTGATACTATCCATATGTTTGACGAACCCAAGAATCTACAATTGCATTAG
- a CDS encoding glutamyl-tRNA reductase, whose amino-acid sequence MNIAVVGLSHKTAPVEIREKLSIPEPQMESAIAHLSSYPHIDEVAILSTCNRLEIYIVTSETEQGIREVTQFLSEHSKLPVQSLRQHLFMLLHDDAVMHVMRVAAGLDSLVLGEGQILAQVKNTHKLGQQYSGIKTVLNRLFKQALTAGKRVRTETNIGTGAVSISSAAVELAQMKASNLAACRVAIIGAGKMSRLLVQHLISKGAAQISIVNRSQERAQQLAKLYPDQSIYTHTLSQMMAVIAESDLVFTSTSATEPILDRTKLEIVLESNRSLMLFDISVPRNVHSDVNELANVQAFNVDDLKAVVAQNHESRRKMAQEAEKLLDEEVEAFDVWWRSLETVSTISCLRNKVETIREQELEKALSRLGSEFAEKHQEVIEALTRGIVNKILHDPMVQLRAQQDVEARRHCMQTLQTLFNLDAGEQFS is encoded by the coding sequence ATGAATATTGCAGTGGTGGGGTTAAGTCATAAAACAGCCCCAGTTGAAATCCGGGAAAAGCTGAGTATTCCAGAACCACAAATGGAAAGTGCGATCGCTCATCTGAGCAGCTATCCCCACATTGACGAAGTAGCAATACTTAGCACTTGCAACCGCCTGGAAATTTACATTGTTACCAGTGAAACAGAGCAAGGCATCAGAGAAGTTACTCAGTTTCTTTCGGAACACAGCAAATTACCTGTGCAGTCTCTGCGTCAACACTTGTTTATGTTGCTCCATGATGATGCAGTAATGCACGTTATGCGGGTAGCTGCTGGCTTAGATAGCTTAGTCCTAGGAGAAGGTCAAATTCTGGCTCAGGTGAAAAATACTCACAAACTGGGACAGCAATACAGCGGTATAAAAACAGTTCTAAATCGATTATTTAAACAAGCTCTGACAGCCGGTAAGCGTGTGCGGACTGAAACGAATATTGGTACTGGTGCTGTTTCTATTAGTTCCGCGGCTGTGGAGTTGGCACAAATGAAGGCGAGTAATTTAGCCGCTTGTCGAGTCGCAATTATCGGTGCTGGTAAAATGTCACGTCTGTTGGTACAACACCTGATTTCTAAAGGTGCTGCACAAATTAGCATTGTGAATCGCTCTCAAGAACGCGCCCAGCAATTGGCAAAACTTTATCCCGATCAGTCTATATATACTCATACGCTCTCACAAATGATGGCAGTGATTGCCGAAAGTGATTTAGTATTTACTAGCACTTCAGCAACTGAACCAATACTTGACCGCACCAAGTTAGAAATAGTTTTAGAGTCGAATCGCTCTTTGATGCTATTTGATATTTCTGTGCCGCGTAATGTCCACAGTGATGTCAATGAACTGGCAAATGTGCAAGCCTTTAATGTGGACGATTTGAAGGCTGTAGTGGCGCAAAACCATGAAAGCCGCCGTAAGATGGCGCAGGAAGCCGAGAAGCTATTAGATGAAGAAGTGGAAGCTTTTGATGTTTGGTGGCGATCGCTAGAAACTGTCTCCACGATCAGTTGTTTGAGAAATAAAGTTGAAACCATCCGTGAACAAGAATTAGAAAAAGCATTGTCTCGATTGGGTTCGGAATTTGCCGAAAAACATCAAGAAGTCATCGAAGCTTTAACACGAGGGATTGTGAACAAAATTTTACATGATCCAATGGTGCAATTACGAGCGCAGCAGGATGTTGAGGCGAGACGACACTGTATGCAAACCCTGCAAACTTTGTTTAATTTAGATGCAGGCGAGCAATTTAGCTAA
- a CDS encoding ArsR/SmtB family transcription factor, with protein sequence MSDIFPNALSQVADYFKVLSEVSRLQVLCCLKPGAKNVTEIITQTGLGQANVSKHLKVLAQAGIVKRTPEGVSVIYEIADPILFQLCDLVCDRLSVRLQEQTQQLSQLEIREWGTKG encoded by the coding sequence ATGTCAGATATATTTCCCAACGCCCTCAGCCAAGTTGCCGATTATTTCAAAGTTTTGTCAGAGGTCAGTCGGCTACAAGTATTATGTTGTTTAAAACCTGGAGCTAAAAATGTTACAGAGATTATTACGCAGACTGGACTAGGACAGGCCAATGTATCAAAGCATCTCAAGGTTTTAGCACAAGCAGGTATTGTCAAAAGAACACCAGAGGGAGTCAGTGTAATTTATGAAATTGCTGATCCAATATTATTTCAGTTGTGTGATTTAGTGTGCGATCGCCTCTCCGTCCGACTGCAAGAACAAACCCAACAGTTGTCACAATTGGAGATTAGGGAGTGGGGGACAAAGGGATAA
- a CDS encoding rhodanese-like domain-containing protein, whose amino-acid sequence MTPETKLQLIDVLTLKGLTETEQVHLIDVREPSEYATEHIPGAKLLPLSQFQPKQVPFQRNTKVVLYCQSGNRSNQAAQKLINAGFSDFAQLQGGITRWKQLNYTTKINKNAPISLMRQVQIVAGSLVFTGNILGAFISPWFLILSGFVGAGLVFAGVTNTCAMAMLLAKFPYNQPVK is encoded by the coding sequence ATGACTCCAGAAACTAAATTACAATTAATTGATGTTTTGACTCTCAAAGGCTTGACTGAAACCGAACAAGTGCATCTGATAGATGTGCGCGAACCTTCCGAATATGCAACGGAACATATTCCAGGTGCTAAACTTTTACCCCTTTCTCAATTCCAACCAAAACAAGTACCTTTTCAGCGTAATACTAAAGTGGTGCTTTATTGCCAATCAGGAAATCGCTCTAACCAAGCCGCACAGAAACTGATTAATGCTGGATTTTCAGATTTCGCTCAACTACAAGGGGGTATTACCCGTTGGAAACAGTTAAATTATACAACTAAAATTAATAAAAATGCCCCAATTAGTTTAATGAGGCAAGTACAAATTGTAGCTGGTTCATTAGTATTTACAGGAAATATTTTGGGTGCTTTTATTTCGCCTTGGTTTTTAATTTTGAGTGGCTTTGTAGGCGCAGGCTTAGTATTTGCTGGAGTGACTAACACTTGTGCTATGGCCATGTTATTGGCGAAATTTCCCTACAACCAACCCGTGAAATAA
- a CDS encoding cysteine synthase A produces the protein MDIKNGFVGTVGNTPLIRLNSFSEETGCEILGKAEFLNPGGSVKDRAALYMIEDAEKKGLLKPGGTVVEGTAGNTGIGLAHICNAKGYKCLIIIPNTQSQEKIDALTTLGAEVRPVPAVPYKDPNNYVKLSGRIAAELDNAIWANQFDNLANRLAHYETTGPEIWSQTNGKIDGWTAATGTGGTFAGVSLYLKEKNPAVKCVVADPMGSGLYSYIKTGEIKIEGSSITEGIGNSRITANMEGAPIDDAIQIDDTEALRVVYQLLRQDGLLMGGSTGINVGAAVALAKQMGPGHTIATILCDSGSRYQSRIFNREWLASKGLVVSY, from the coding sequence ATGGATATCAAAAATGGATTTGTCGGCACTGTTGGGAACACACCACTGATTCGGTTAAACAGCTTTAGTGAAGAAACAGGTTGCGAAATCCTTGGTAAGGCAGAATTTCTAAATCCTGGGGGTTCTGTCAAAGACCGCGCTGCACTTTACATGATTGAAGATGCAGAAAAAAAGGGTCTACTTAAACCGGGTGGTACTGTGGTTGAAGGAACTGCTGGGAATACAGGCATTGGTTTAGCACATATTTGCAATGCCAAAGGCTATAAATGCCTGATTATTATTCCCAATACCCAATCCCAAGAAAAAATTGATGCCCTCACCACTCTGGGCGCAGAAGTGCGTCCTGTGCCGGCTGTTCCCTACAAAGACCCCAATAACTATGTCAAACTATCTGGCAGAATCGCCGCGGAGTTAGATAATGCTATTTGGGCAAATCAGTTTGATAATTTAGCCAACCGCCTCGCCCACTACGAAACTACAGGCCCGGAAATTTGGAGTCAGACCAACGGTAAAATTGATGGCTGGACTGCTGCAACTGGTACTGGTGGTACTTTTGCTGGTGTGTCTTTGTATCTTAAAGAAAAAAATCCAGCTGTTAAATGTGTGGTTGCTGACCCTATGGGTAGCGGACTATATAGCTATATCAAAACTGGTGAAATTAAGATTGAGGGTAGTTCTATCACTGAAGGCATCGGTAATAGCCGCATCACTGCCAACATGGAAGGCGCACCCATTGACGATGCTATCCAAATAGATGACACAGAAGCTTTGCGGGTGGTTTATCAACTTTTGCGGCAGGATGGGCTATTAATGGGCGGTTCTACGGGGATTAATGTTGGAGCTGCTGTGGCTTTAGCAAAACAGATGGGGCCAGGACATACTATTGCTACCATTTTATGTGATAGCGGTTCCCGGTATCAGTCCCGAATCTTCAACCGTGAATGGCTAGCGTCAAAAGGATTAGTCGTTAGTTATTAG